The segment ACCGTGGGGATCAAAGAGTGGCTCATACCGCAGGATAAGGTGTTTTTTGACCTCTTCGAGCGTTTAGCCCGCATTGTTGTCATATCCGCCGAAGAACTCGAGTCGATGGTGAACAACCAGCAGGATCGGGATATTGCCTTTAAGAAGATCAAAGACCTTGAGCATCAGGGTGACCAGATCACGCACGAGATATATGAGAACCTGAACCGGACATTTATCACTCCGCTCGATCCTCTTGAGATCTCGCGTCTTGCATCAGCATTAGATGATATTCTGGACTACATAGATGATTCAGCAGAGAAGATGATCAATTATGGAGTCCTTGAATTTGACAATTACATGCAGGACTTTGCACAGCTTATTCGGCTCTCGGTTATTCAACTTGAAAACGGAGTCAAATTAATCCGGTCGACCAAGGATCTGGTAAGACTGGATTCATGTGGGATAGAAGTTAACCGGCTTGAAAACCTCGCCGATGATCTACTCTCAAAATCAATCAAACATTTGTTCATGGGTAATGACCCGGTGACGATAATTAAACTCAAAGATATCTACGAATGCCTCGAAACAGCAACGGATAAATGTGAGGATGTCACCAATGTCCTCTCTGATATCAGCATCCGTCATTCGTGATTTAGATGGATCCAATCCTCATTATCGGCATCGCAGTGGCACTCCTTTTTAATTTTTTAAATGGGCTTCACGATGCTGCAAATTCTATATCAACGATAGTTGCAACCCGGGTTCTGACGCCGATTCAGGCAGTAACCCTTGCAGCCTTTTTTAACCTGGTAGGCCCTCTCTTTTTCACAACTGCAATCGCCAAAACAATCGGTAAAGGAATTATTGTTCCTGGGTGGCTGACTCTTGATGTTATCATCATCGGCATTCTGGTAGCTTCATTCTGGATTTACTTCACAGCATATATCGGGATACCCATATCATCCACGCATGCAATGATTGGTGGGCTCATAGGTGCTGCCGTTGCATATGGTGGACATACGGTTGTGATTCTTCCAACTCTTAAACTGCTGGAAGGGCTTGTTGGCTTCGGTCTTTTTGGTATTATCGCTGGAGCAGTAATCCTGACACTACTTGCACGGTGGTATCATGAAGAGAATCTGAAGCAGTACGCAGGCCTTGGTGCATATTTTGGTTTTATATTCACTATTCCGCTCTGTATCGCTTTGCACCTTCTCCCAATTTCTGGTATTGTCAGTATCATTCTTTTTATTGTGATCTCTCCTTCTCTTGGTTTTGCTCTTGCATTTTTGCTTGGCTGTATTGTGATTAGGATCTGCAGAAATAAAGATCAGAAGAAGATGAACCATGTCTTTAACAAGTTGCAGATCGTTTCATCTGCATTCTATAGTATTGGTCATGGCAGCAATGATGCACAACACGCGATGGGTATTATCACTGCCATGTTAGTAACCGCAGGAGTACTGACTGATTTTAGTGTTCCTCTCTGGGTTATTCTTCTTTCAAGTGCAGCTATTTCTCTCGGAACGCTAACCGGAGGGTGGAGAATTGTTCAGACAATGGCTAAACGTATCACCCATCTCCGTCCATATCAGGGTTTCTGTGCAGAGACTGGTGGAGGAATTGTCCTTCTCCTCGTGACTCTCTTTGGAATTCCTGTATCAAGTACTCATGCAATCAGTGGGTGTATTATGGGAGTCGGTGCAACTCAGGGAAGTTCGTCTGTCAACTGGGGTGTTGTCAGACGAATTGTGACTGCATGGGTTATTACAATCCCCCTGACTGCTGCATTCTCATGGATTGTATATGCCGGATATCTCTCAATTTGGGGTTGATTTTTCTTTTTTTCTTTTTTTCATGTAATGATTTTTGTTGATACTCTTATATGCCTGAAGACATAACAGTCAACTGACAGCGGGTACCTGCACCGTCTGGGCACAAGCCTGCAGGCGAATGAATTCTGATTCATTGCTATACGGCCAGCCCGATACTGGGGGCTTGAGATCTCCATCAATTTGGTCCAGTTTTGAAGAGAGCCTCCATCGAGGGTACTCCTGTTTGAGGAGTGATCCAGTGTGAAGGAATTATACGAGAAGATGATTCGGGAAGCGATGGCAGCCCAGAGGGCTGACGTCTCAACCGTTCAAAAGAAACGCGGCACAATATTTTCAATGTCTGATGCCAAGCCCTATCTTGATGCCGTTTCTGGAATGGAAGCAATAACCGGGCAAAGCAAAGCTGTAATCGATCTCCATAAGGAGTCAGTGAAATCACACTATACCATCCTCTCGAGTCTTACCAAAACTGTACGTCCGGAAGATGATCCTTTTGTTGAGCATTATCAGACCCCGGTAATTCTCGAAATACTCTGTGATGAAGATGCATCCTTTAAAGCGAGCATGGCTGAATTTGTCAAGCAGATTCAGAAGAGTGAAGCAATCATCGGGCTGGAGTCAGCGAGACGATATGCGGGGTTCTACGGCCCAACCTGTGTTGTAGACTTTGCATTGATCCCGGGAAGTACCAGCAATGTTGTGAACCAGATTCTCCGTGAAACCAAGATACCAGATGATCACAAGAAGGCGATTCTTGCTGCCAAATCATGGGGAATGAATACCAGTTACGGGATCGGTGATGTATTTGCTCATGCAGTTGAGTCAGGTGAGACTCTGGCAGCAGCAACTAAAAAAGAGATTGAGATGCTTGCTTCGATCTACACACATCCGGTATCTGCCCAGGCCGAACTCATGGATTCTCTCGGTCAGAACTCATTTGACTGCAGAAAGTACATGCAGGAGTACAGGGTTAAGATGGAACCTTTTGTCAAGGCAGCAATAGCGGATAAGGTTCACTATGCAAACATTGTAACGATACCGGCATACTGTGTTGGTGATGTCGCACACCATATCTCACAGTCCACATTCAACATGTGCAAGGATGACATGGTGATGGGTATTATCGAGGCTGTCACCGATGTAATTGAGAACTCTCTAATGGCGTCGGTTACCAAGTTCAAGACTCCTGAACAGCTGGTATCAGTTGCAACCGGTGCGAGTGCGGCTGCTGTTGAGTATATCCTTGAGATGGATGGGTTCAATGCCCTGATGATTGTTGACCTGCTCACTAAGCGGTATCACAATTATGTTCAGCTTAATCCGACAAGAGGAGCTGCTGCAGAACTGCACAATTGTGACTTTATGGATATGATCTACCGGGGTTGGGGAATTTTAGACCGGGCACGAAAGATCAGGAACGGCTCAGGAAAGGATCTGAAACTAACTGTATCCGGGCTTCCGATTGATCTGACACCGGTATACAAACATGAGATCATCAATAACCCCCAGTGGTATGCATATCCTGCCTGTGCAATTACAGTCCGTCTATCTGCATTGATGCGGCTTTCCGATTATCCATGTCTTCTCACGAGTGAGCCGATCACAGCAACCCTGATGACCAATGTCATCGCCCTGAAAAAAGAAATTCCAGCTGCACCAGCAAGGATATGTAAGAACTGTGCTTCTGCATCGTGTGCAGACTTCAGGCATGAATACTGCCAGTACCGCGAAGCGGTATAGGTGGCGCAGATGAAATGTTATGTCTGTGCAAAACAGGGAAAGACCACTGAGGCAGTAGGTATCTGCATTGTATGTGGAATGGGACTCTGTATGGAGCATGTGATCCGTGAGGAGCGTGAAATCTGGGAGGGAGGGTATCCCTTCCCTGCCCAGAAAATGAAAAAAACACTCCCACGAATACTTTGCAGGGATTGTGCAGAAGCAACCAGTGAGGGGTGATCCCTATGGTCTCACTCTTTAAACGATCGGTTACAGAAGGAATTGGAACAGCCCTGCTGGTTTATTTTGGTGCTGGATCAGCTGTGATCACACTGATGATCAGTCAGGGAACAAAACCCGCCTCATCATTTAACATTGGGATTGGAGCTCTTGGCGGGATGGGTGACTGGCTGGCCATCGGTCTTGCCTTTGCCTTTATAATTGCTGCTGTGATCTATGCAACCGGACGTATCTCTGGAGCTCATATCAACCCGGCAGTGACCATCGCCCTCTGGGCGACCAAACGGTTTCCGTCTGTTGATTGTGGTGCATACGTTATTGCCCAGTTGATAGGAGCAGCAATTGGAAGTTTTCTCTTTGCTGCTTCAGTTGGAATGGAGGCTGTAACGGTAGGCGGACTTGGGGCAACCGGACCGTTTCCTGGTATCAGTATGGGTCAGGCAGTCCTCGCCGAGTTTATCGGAACCTTCATCCTTATGCTTGTCATCATGGGTGTGGCGGTAGACAGGCAGGCAACACCTGGGTTTGCAGGTCTTGCTATTGGACTGACTGCTGGTGGAGTCATCACAACCACAGGTAACATTGCCGGAGCCTCGCTCAATCCTGCACGAACATTTGGGCCATATCTGGGAGATCTTGTTCTCGGGGGAACCAACCATTTCGGCAACTTCCCGATCTATATTATCGGCCCGATTCTCGGTGCTGTGGCAGCAGCGTTTCTGTATGACTGGTTACAGAAAGAATAATCTCAACCTTTTATCCGGTTTTTCATGGTCCGGTAATTATCAACTCAAACCTCTAAGTTTTTTTAGTCTGATATCGCATCATTACTTACGGCAGAGAAAACCATGACATCTTCGGTTTTCATTTGTTTCTCAATATGAATACTTCAGCACCGGCTGGAGGGGTGAATAACATACCAATCGGCAAGGAAGTTTTGCGAAATATTCTCAGGGAACGCAGATGGGCATTATCAGAGCAGGAGAGGCAGGAGAAGAGCCTGAAGATCTGTGAACTTCTCAGGGATGTTGTCACTCCCGGTGAAGAGATACTAGTCTACTGCGCCAAAGATCCAGAGGTTGAGACCTCCTCTTTCATCTCATATCTTCTTGAACATGAAATTCCGGTCATAGTGCCAATCATTCAGAAAGAGGATGTGAGCCTTCGTCTCTCATATCTCCAGGATCCCTCATGCCTGGTTTCAAGTACATTTCATGTGCCTGAACCGATAGGATCTGAGATTCCGGCTGATCCTGCTGTTGTCACAACTGCTATCATTCCAATGCTCGGGTTTGATCGATCAGGGGCCCGCCTTGGATACGGTGCAGGGTATTATGACCGTTTTCTCTCTACAAACAGACATATCAGAACCGTCGGGCTGGCTTACTCATGCCAGGAAGAGGCCGGACTCCCGACTAATGCAAATGACATCAGTATGACAATCGTTGTGACAGAGGATGAAATAATTAACATGGGTGGCGGGTCATGAATCAGCCTGGTGGTATCAGGCTCGAAGTGAAGCGTGCAGCTGAAGAGGATGCAGGAAAAGGAATTGCCCGCCTCCATCAGGCAGTCATGCGAGCACTTGGGATTGTGAACGGAGAGTTCATCGAGCTCCTGGGCGCTAAGCGGGCTGTGGCTGCTGCTTGGTGTACTCAGAATGCCGGTCATGGCAGAAATGAGATAGCAATAGATGGTGAGATACGGAGTAATGCTGGGTGCGGGATTGATGACAAGGTCCTGGTAAAACGAATTCTGGCCCATGATCTTCACAAAGTAGTTCTTCAGCCAGTAACCGGAGTCACTCTGAATAACCCTGAAATTCTGCTGGCAAAAAAACTGCGGGGCCGCCCTGTACTTGAAGGACAGACTGTCAGAATCGATCTGATTGGAAACACGGTCAACTTCATCGTATCCAGAATTGAACCAAAAGGTATCGGGGTTGTCACCTTCTCAACCGAGGTTATTCTACACGATGTCCCGTATCAGACCGAGGAGGTACGGCATGACGAGTCGGTCATTCACTACGAAGACATTGGTGGTCTTTCCCGGGAGATCAGTCTGATTCGGGAGATGATCGAGATTCCTCTCCGGTACCCGAAGGTCTTTGAACGTCTTGGGATTGATCCACCAAAGGGTGTTCTCCTCTTCGGTCCACCGGGAACAGGTAAAACTCTTCTTGCAAAAGCTGTGGCAAGTGAAGTGGATGCTCATTTTGTCCCTCTCTCCGGCCCTGAAGTTATGAGCAAGTACTATGGTGATTCTGAAAAGAAGATCCGCGAAATTTTTGATTCAGCCAGGGATAAGGCTCCATCAATTATCTTCATTGATGAGATTGACTCCATTGCACCCAAACGACAGGAGACAGCCGGTGAAGTTGAACGACGGGTAACAGCCCAACTCCTCACTATGATGGATGGGCTCGCATCCCGTGGTCAGGTGGTAGTTATTGCTGCCACAAATATTCCTGACGCCATTGACCCTGCTCTCAGACGGGGAGGGAGATTTGACCGTGAGATTGAGATCGGGATACCTGACCGGGCAGGACGGCTTGAGATTTACCATGTCCATTCCAGAACTATGCCACTTGCTCCGGACGTGGATCTCGAGTCATATGCCGAGCTCAGCTATGGTTTTGTTGGAGCAGATATAGCCCTTCACTGCAAGGAAGCGGCGATGCATGCCCTCCGTGGGATCATGGTGCAGATGAAGGAAGGTCAGGAGGTTCCAACCGATGTGATTGATAACCTCGTTATTTCTGACCGGGATTTCATTGAGGCACGAAAGTCTGTCGAACCTTCTGCGATGCGTGAACTCTATGTCGAAGTTCCGGAAGTTCCATGGGATATGGTAGCAGGCCTTGACCGGGTAAAATACGAGATCGAGAAGGTTATCGAGTGGCCGGTAAAACGCAGGGAGGCATTTGAGAAACTAAAGATTCGGCCTCCGAAAGGGATCCTGCTCTTTGGACCGCCTGGAACTGGAAAAACCCTGCTTGCAAAGGCAATAGCAGCTAAGTCCAGAATGAACTTCATATCCATCAAGGGCCCGGAGCTCCTCTCAAAATGGGTTGGAGATTCTGAAAAGCAGGTCAGGGAAGCATTCAGAAAAGCCCGACAATCTGCACCTGCCATTATCTTTTTTGATGAGATTGATGCCCTTGTTCAGAAGCGTGGTCAGCAATCAGGTACCTCACGGGTGGGAGAAAGTGTGCTTTCGCAGATCCTGACTGAAATGGATGGTATCGAGGAACTAAAGGATGTTATTGTGGTTGCAGCAACGAACCGTCCTGATATGCTTGACCCGGCGATACTGAGACCTGGAAGAATTGAAAAGCACATCTATGTTCCCGCTCCTGATGTTGTGGCAAGGGAGGCAATTCTCTCGCTTTATCTTGGGGATATCAGGGAACTTCTTGATCCCTCTATCAATCTCCACAGTCTTGCAGGGCAGATGCAGTATTTTGTGGGTGCTGATATCCAGGCATTTGTCAGGGAACTCAAACTTATTGTTCTGGAAGAGATCTTCTCGCTTGATGCAGAATCAGCTGAACAATATAGGATCAGGATTCTGGATGATCATATAAGCCGTGCTCTTGATGCAGTAAAAGGAACGCTTGGAAGTAAAACACTTGAAGGATTTGAGATCGGAGCCTGGGAGATCCTGTATCCAAGTTCACAGCGCAATATTCTCATGAGAGCAGCGATTGCTGTCAACCAGGCTGACAAGTTAAATCTTGTTTCACCATTGCCCGATGGTGTCAATTCGATGGTGGATGAACTCCGTGATCTTACCTTCTGGCAGGAGAAAGATTATTCAAAAATATCTGACCTGACCCGTGATCTTGATCTTTATCTCAAACAGATTCGTGAAGGGTAACAATACAATATCGTGCTAATTTTTCTCGAATTTTTCCTCTATTCTTTTTTCATTCCTGTCTAGTACTGGAGAAAAATTACTTTAAAGAAATTTTCGATTTGATTCTGCAGGCTATTTCTCAATATTTGGGCTTTATTACTCATTTTATTGTAAATTGAATAATAAAATAATTTTTAGTTATAAGATACTTTTATAT is part of the Methanospirillum lacunae genome and harbors:
- a CDS encoding MIP/aquaporin family protein, which codes for MVSLFKRSVTEGIGTALLVYFGAGSAVITLMISQGTKPASSFNIGIGALGGMGDWLAIGLAFAFIIAAVIYATGRISGAHINPAVTIALWATKRFPSVDCGAYVIAQLIGAAIGSFLFAASVGMEAVTVGGLGATGPFPGISMGQAVLAEFIGTFILMLVIMGVAVDRQATPGFAGLAIGLTAGGVITTTGNIAGASLNPARTFGPYLGDLVLGGTNHFGNFPIYIIGPILGAVAAAFLYDWLQKE
- a CDS encoding DUF2180 family protein, translating into MKCYVCAKQGKTTEAVGICIVCGMGLCMEHVIREEREIWEGGYPFPAQKMKKTLPRILCRDCAEATSEG
- a CDS encoding inorganic phosphate transporter, which encodes MDPILIIGIAVALLFNFLNGLHDAANSISTIVATRVLTPIQAVTLAAFFNLVGPLFFTTAIAKTIGKGIIVPGWLTLDVIIIGILVASFWIYFTAYIGIPISSTHAMIGGLIGAAVAYGGHTVVILPTLKLLEGLVGFGLFGIIAGAVILTLLARWYHEENLKQYAGLGAYFGFIFTIPLCIALHLLPISGIVSIILFIVISPSLGFALAFLLGCIVIRICRNKDQKKMNHVFNKLQIVSSAFYSIGHGSNDAQHAMGIITAMLVTAGVLTDFSVPLWVILLSSAAISLGTLTGGWRIVQTMAKRITHLRPYQGFCAETGGGIVLLLVTLFGIPVSSTHAISGCIMGVGATQGSSSVNWGVVRRIVTAWVITIPLTAAFSWIVYAGYLSIWG
- a CDS encoding DUF47 domain-containing protein; its protein translation is MGIKEWLIPQDKVFFDLFERLARIVVISAEELESMVNNQQDRDIAFKKIKDLEHQGDQITHEIYENLNRTFITPLDPLEISRLASALDDILDYIDDSAEKMINYGVLEFDNYMQDFAQLIRLSVIQLENGVKLIRSTKDLVRLDSCGIEVNRLENLADDLLSKSIKHLFMGNDPVTIIKLKDIYECLETATDKCEDVTNVLSDISIRHS
- a CDS encoding DUF2193 domain-containing protein, with amino-acid sequence MKELYEKMIREAMAAQRADVSTVQKKRGTIFSMSDAKPYLDAVSGMEAITGQSKAVIDLHKESVKSHYTILSSLTKTVRPEDDPFVEHYQTPVILEILCDEDASFKASMAEFVKQIQKSEAIIGLESARRYAGFYGPTCVVDFALIPGSTSNVVNQILRETKIPDDHKKAILAAKSWGMNTSYGIGDVFAHAVESGETLAAATKKEIEMLASIYTHPVSAQAELMDSLGQNSFDCRKYMQEYRVKMEPFVKAAIADKVHYANIVTIPAYCVGDVAHHISQSTFNMCKDDMVMGIIEAVTDVIENSLMASVTKFKTPEQLVSVATGASAAAVEYILEMDGFNALMIVDLLTKRYHNYVQLNPTRGAAAELHNCDFMDMIYRGWGILDRARKIRNGSGKDLKLTVSGLPIDLTPVYKHEIINNPQWYAYPACAITVRLSALMRLSDYPCLLTSEPITATLMTNVIALKKEIPAAPARICKNCASASCADFRHEYCQYREAV
- a CDS encoding 5-formyltetrahydrofolate cyclo-ligase; this encodes MNTSAPAGGVNNIPIGKEVLRNILRERRWALSEQERQEKSLKICELLRDVVTPGEEILVYCAKDPEVETSSFISYLLEHEIPVIVPIIQKEDVSLRLSYLQDPSCLVSSTFHVPEPIGSEIPADPAVVTTAIIPMLGFDRSGARLGYGAGYYDRFLSTNRHIRTVGLAYSCQEEAGLPTNANDISMTIVVTEDEIINMGGGS
- a CDS encoding CDC48 family AAA ATPase, yielding MNQPGGIRLEVKRAAEEDAGKGIARLHQAVMRALGIVNGEFIELLGAKRAVAAAWCTQNAGHGRNEIAIDGEIRSNAGCGIDDKVLVKRILAHDLHKVVLQPVTGVTLNNPEILLAKKLRGRPVLEGQTVRIDLIGNTVNFIVSRIEPKGIGVVTFSTEVILHDVPYQTEEVRHDESVIHYEDIGGLSREISLIREMIEIPLRYPKVFERLGIDPPKGVLLFGPPGTGKTLLAKAVASEVDAHFVPLSGPEVMSKYYGDSEKKIREIFDSARDKAPSIIFIDEIDSIAPKRQETAGEVERRVTAQLLTMMDGLASRGQVVVIAATNIPDAIDPALRRGGRFDREIEIGIPDRAGRLEIYHVHSRTMPLAPDVDLESYAELSYGFVGADIALHCKEAAMHALRGIMVQMKEGQEVPTDVIDNLVISDRDFIEARKSVEPSAMRELYVEVPEVPWDMVAGLDRVKYEIEKVIEWPVKRREAFEKLKIRPPKGILLFGPPGTGKTLLAKAIAAKSRMNFISIKGPELLSKWVGDSEKQVREAFRKARQSAPAIIFFDEIDALVQKRGQQSGTSRVGESVLSQILTEMDGIEELKDVIVVAATNRPDMLDPAILRPGRIEKHIYVPAPDVVAREAILSLYLGDIRELLDPSINLHSLAGQMQYFVGADIQAFVRELKLIVLEEIFSLDAESAEQYRIRILDDHISRALDAVKGTLGSKTLEGFEIGAWEILYPSSQRNILMRAAIAVNQADKLNLVSPLPDGVNSMVDELRDLTFWQEKDYSKISDLTRDLDLYLKQIREG